The genomic region GGCATGAAAAAAACAGGCAACCGGCAAAAACCGTTAAGCTTAAAATAAGTATCTTTTTAATTTGCATAAAACTCTCCTCCTAAACACTTTTTACAGGCGGTCTTTAAGCGCCTAAAAAAGCTTTCAGCTCTCATTACACCTTAAACAATAGCCCCAAACTTATACCGAAGTCAAAATTATTCATATAGAAAGACTTTAGTTTGTCCTTTTCAAAATCGATTTTAGGATTCACTTTTTTTGCATTTTCCATAAGTTTTCTCGGCAAGGAAACATACCCCGGCTTATAAATCGTATACGACATATAGGCGCCGACGGTAAGATCCATTCGGGAAATGACGGGCTGGTTGTATTCTATTGAGGTTTTTAATGTAAGCCCAAGCGGATTCATCTTTTCCATCATGGATTTAGGGATATAGAGTGTTCCCGTTTCGGGGTAAAAATCAGCACCTTCTTGTTTCAGTTCCTTTAGCTGTTTTTCGTTCAAGTTTGTATACAGTTCATACGTAGGCTGAGGATCCGCGAGCATCTTTCCGCCCAAGCCGAAACCGAGTGCAAACCTATTCTGAAAAAACATCGCTTTTACCGCCGTCCCAAAAGTTACTATGGGTGTCATATAGACGCGGCAATAGACTTCAACACCATTACTACCCGAAATCTGTCCGGAAAACCCCTGTCCGATACCAAGGTTAAAGGCCAGCCCGAGTCCGCTAAAGACGTCATTTGTTTGACAATTAAAGTAACGCACAGCATCGAAAGCATAAGCTAATTCGGCTTCTCCTGACATAACAAACCCAACCATACCCCGCATAAATTGGGCGCCAAGATACTCCATATCTTTTTTTCCAATATGAGGATCTGTGTACGAACCTGAAAAATTCGCCTTTAGCCCCAGCGTGAAGCCGGAATCGAACGCATATAAATGAATAGCAATGGCGGTCAATAATACCACCGCACCTGCTTTTTTATGTAAATGCATAGGTTTCTCCTCATTTTAGATACCACCGGGCATCACTCCGTGTTATTTAAAAAATACTCATTTTATGCTATCGGCAAAATATATAGTTTGTCAAGACATCAATCCGCTAGCAAATCACCCGATTTATGGCGACGGTAGAAAAACTTGGTTACAGCGTTTCAATCCCATCGTCTTTACGCTTATAACCTCTTTTTGATATAGTGTCTATAATGAGACAACGTATCGGCTTTTTATACCTAAAGACAGGCGGCGGACATATTTCCGGTGCGAACGCCTTAGTAGCGCGCTTAAAGGAAAAATATCCGGATAATGCCGAATATATACCGCAAAACGGCTTTAACAGCACTAATTTGGTTGCACGTATTTTTTGTGAAAAAGGGTATCTTGCAACTTCAAACTACTTTGAACTCGGTTATGTCGCATTCTATCAATTAACGAAGTCGAAAACCGTTTTAACATTTTGTAAATGGCTGTTGCGCCCTTTTCTTGTAAAAAATTTGATAACGTTTCTTAAAACCGAAAAAATTACAAAACTGGTTTGCCTGCACGAAATACTTATCCCGCTTGCACGGATTGCCATTAATAGAGTAAACCCTAGCATCCCGCTTATTTCCATTGTGATGGATCCGTTCACCGCGCATCCGTTGTGGTTTTATGAAAAAGATACCGAGCTTATCGTCTTTTCACGGAAGTTGCAAAGAGAAGCAATCTCGTACTACGGCTTTAAACCGGAACAAGTACATCAATTTCCTATTATGCTTTCGCGGAATTTTGACCGGCGGTATACGCTCGACGAAAAAATTGCCGCTAAAAAAAAACACGGCATCCCGCTTGATAAAAAAATCGTGATGGTTGTCGGCGGCGGAGAAGGGTTAAAAGCGACGCTTGCTATTGTCAACGCTTTTATCTTTCAACGCTGCCCAGCTCATTTAATTGTTATTTGTGGTAAAAATAAAGTGTTAAAAACGCAGCTGGAAATCCTGCTTAAAACCACGCGCATCGCTAATATTCAGGTGTTCGGGTTTGTCGCTTGTATGCCCGATCTAATCAATGTGTCCGATTGCGTTATCACTAAAGGTGGCCCTGCTACTGTTATGGAAACACTGTCCGCCGGTAAGCCGTTAATCCTTGCGAG from Treponema vincentii harbors:
- a CDS encoding glycosyltransferase, coding for MRQRIGFLYLKTGGGHISGANALVARLKEKYPDNAEYIPQNGFNSTNLVARIFCEKGYLATSNYFELGYVAFYQLTKSKTVLTFCKWLLRPFLVKNLITFLKTEKITKLVCLHEILIPLARIAINRVNPSIPLISIVMDPFTAHPLWFYEKDTELIVFSRKLQREAISYYGFKPEQVHQFPIMLSRNFDRRYTLDEKIAAKKKHGIPLDKKIVMVVGGGEGLKATLAIVNAFIFQRCPAHLIVICGKNKVLKTQLEILLKTTRIANIQVFGFVACMPDLINVSDCVITKGGPATVMETLSAGKPLILASYVRGQELGNMLYVVNNNLGWYIPKPRKIIKKVKEIIADDSLLASIEKKIDMMHIQNGLEPIADFIYQFQKSRNTEEE